The following coding sequences are from one Mastomys coucha isolate ucsf_1 unplaced genomic scaffold, UCSF_Mcou_1 pScaffold9, whole genome shotgun sequence window:
- the Lpar6 gene encoding lysophosphatidic acid receptor 6 produces MVSSNSSHCPYDDSFKYTLYGCMFSMVFVLGLIANCVAMYIFICALRVRNETTTYMVNLAMSDLLFVFTLPFRIFYFATRNWPFGDLLCKISVMLFYTNMYGSILFLTCISVDRFLAIVYPFKSKTLRTKRNAKIVCVAVWFTVMGGSAPAVFFPSTHSQGNNTSEACFENFPAATWKTYLSRIVIFIEIVGFFIPLILNVTCSSMVLRTLNKPVTLSRSKMNKTKVLKMIFVHLVIFCFCFVPYNVNLILYSLMRTQTFVNCSVATAVRTMYPITLCIAVSNCCFDPIVYYFTSDTIQNSIKMKNWSVRRSDSRFSEVQGTENFIQHNLQTLKSKIFDNESAI; encoded by the coding sequence ATGGTAAGCTCCAACAGCTCCCACTGCCCTTACGATGACTCCTTTAAGTACACTTTGTATGGGTGCATGTTCAGCATGGTGTTTGTGCTTGGGCTGATAGCCAACTGTGTTGCAATGTACATTTTCATCTGTGCCCTCAGAGTGAGGAACGAAACTACAACGTACATGGTTAACCTGGCAATGTCAGATTTACTTTTCGTCTTTACGTTGCCATTTCGGATTTTTTACTTTGCAACACGGAACTGGCCATTTGGAGATCTGCTCTGTAAGATTTCAGTAATGCTGTTTTACACCAATATGTATGGAAGCATTCTGTTCTTAACCTGTATCAGCGTAGATCGATTTCTGGCAATTGTCTACCCATTTAAGTCGAAGACTTTAAGAACTAAACGAAATGCAAAGATCGTTTGCGTTGCGGTGTGGTTCACGGTGATGGGAGGAAGTGCGCCTGCAGTTTTCTTTCCGTCAACCCACTCCCAGGGGAACAATACCTCAGAAGCCTGCTTTGAGAactttccagcagccacatggaaaACCTATCTCTCCAGGATTGTGATTTTCATTGAAATAGTGGGGTTTTTTATCCCCCTCATtttgaatgtaacttgttctagTATGGTGCTAAGAACTTTAAATAAACCTGTTACATTAAGTAGaagcaaaatgaacaaaactaaggttttaaaaatgatttttgtcCACTTGGtcatcttctgtttctgttttgtgccCTACAATGTTAACCTCATTTTGTACTCGCTCATGCGGACGCAGACCTTTGTTAACTGCTCTGTGGCTACGGCAGTGAGGACCATGTACCCCATCACTCTCTGCATTGCTGTCTCCAACTGTTGCTTTGACCCCATTGTTTACTACTTCACTTCAGACACAATTCAGaactcaataaaaatgaaaaactggtCGGTTAGAAGAAGTGACTCCAGGTTCTCTGAAGTTCAGGGCACCGAGAACTTTATCCAACACAACCTACAAACCTTAAAAAGTAAGATATTTGATAATGAATCTGCAATATAA